The DNA region TTACCACCACAGGAGGTACTGTAATTGAAGGGTTAGATAAGCTTCCTAATAGTATTTTATTTTATCGCCAACAAACAGAGTTTTTTGGTGGTATGGGAATTGTTGTTTTAACAGTTGCGATTCTTCCTTTACTAGGCGTTGGAGGTATGCAACTATATAAAGCTGAAGTAACAGGTCAATGGAAAGATGATAAAATTGCTCCAAAGATTTCTAGTACTGCAAAAGCATTATGGATGGTATATCTGTTACTTACTTTTCTATGCTTTATATCATATCTAATTGTTGGTATGGGACCATTTGATGCCATATGTTATACGTTTTCGACCGTTTCAACAGGTGGATTCACTCCTAGTGATGCTAGCATGACAAACAAATCAACAGGTGTGCTTCTTGTTTGTGCTATTTTCCTTTTTTTAGGAGCTACCAGCTTTAAGGCACATTATATAGCACTATCAAAATTTAAGATTAACCACTACTTTAAGAATGTTGAATTTAAAGCATATTTTTATTTCCTTTTTTTCACATCTTTGATAGTTAGTATCACACTACTAGCTAACACTAGTAGCAGTCTCTATGATACATTCCATATAATTTTTAATAGCGTATTCCAAGTGATATCTATTAGTTCCAGCGCAGGGTTTGTATCTGATACAAATTACTATCTATGGCCTAGTTTTTTGCCAGTCTTACTTATGTTTATAGCAATTATCGGAGGTTGTGGTGGATCTACAGCTGGTGGCCTGAAAATGATACGTGCTATTCTTTTTAAAGAGAAAGCTATGCTTGAAGCAAAAAGAGTAATCCATCCTCAGGGAATGTTTACCGTAAAACTAGATGACGTAAACATCTCAGAACAAGCTCTTAATAGAGTATCTGGTTTTATCTCTGTTTATATTATAGTCTTTGCAATTGGCTGGTTAGCCTTATTGGGTTGTGGGCTAGATATTGCTACTGCATTTTCAACAATCGCAACAACATTATCAAATGTAGGACCTGGCTTAGGTGAAATCAGCTCTAATTTTAAGAATCTTCCCAAAGATGCTCTTTGGATATGTGACTTTGCAATGATTGCAGGACGTCTAGAAATATTCACATTATTAGTTCTCTTCATACCAGATTTCTGGAGAAAATAATCAACTTTTAGATAACCCCTGATTCAACTAAGTATGACAAATTCCCAATATTATCGTATTCCACACCATTTGCATATGCTACTATTTTATAATCAATATTTGATTGTTTACCCTCACACTCAAGTCTCAGTAGTTCATTTTTACCAGATAAATATGCCGTGAAAGATTGTGAGCTTCTAAACTGACCTTGGTGGTCGCCACTTTCATCTTTAGTATAAGTAAATTCACAGTTTTCATTATCAGCAATATACACATTTACTGTAAATTTGGTTGGCACCTTATTAACAACATTATATATATCTTTAGGAGTAGTTGCATAATCAAAACCAAAAATCTGATATGCTGTATGCTTTGATTTTGAATAGTTGTGCTTTATCAAGGGAAGCTCTCTAGCTATACCATTATCTTTTGCACAGCTTGATAACAAACTTACGGCCAACAAAACAAAGATACTTATATAGAATAATATATTCCTTTGCTTATAAAATTTAAAAAAACTCATGGATATTAGAAGCCATAGATTACAGTATTAATCAAATAATAAACTTAAAGATCAAAATAGACAATAACTTTAGATAATTTTTCTGGACGAAAAACTTATTCTTTTGTATCAACGTCCTCTTCTAATTGTTGCTTTTTGTATTCGTAATAGTCTTTCATACTTAGACCCTTTGCTCTAAACTCAGCTTTTTCAGCAATCTCATCTAAACGCTTTTTAGAATACTCAATATGCTCAGAAGAATAATCTTCAACCGGTTGACCTTGAAGGTTAAATCTTTGTTTTAATTCAAAGACTGCTTTATGATAGCGAGTATCTCCAACATAACGACGTAAAACATTTCTAAGCACTAGATTATCAACTGGAGCAAAGTGCTCATTTTGATAGATTATTTCTATTTCTGGACTTATACCTATTTTAAGAGGTTTCTTATTCATAGGATCAAAACATCTTGGAAAACGTTTACATAGCCACTTAAATAACCTAGCTTCTTCTTTTTGTCTTTCTTTCTCAACATCAACTGTTACTATAAGTTCCTCAAAATTTTCTATTTGGGGATTCTGTAACTCATCGACTATTTTATTATTTATTCTATGGCCGTATTGAGGGATTCGAATAAATGATGTATCTCTATCTTCTACTTTTTTAGCAGGCACCTTGGATGTATTCTTGTTCTTTGAGATGTTTTTATCTCTTGCTTGTTTCATCCTAGAAGTCTTTTCTTCTATTTTAGAAGAACCACCCAGTAAAGATTGTAATAGCGAAAAATCGTTTAATTTATTTCTACCTTCAGACATTTTATTCTTTTATCATTTTATAGAGGGATCAATCCCTTTGTACTCTTGGCTTATATCGTACTACAAAACCAACCCTTTTAGCAAGTAATAAAACATTAGTAATATTTTTTTTAATATCGTGATTAATTAATATTGACAATTACTATAAAGTAAATATAATATGCTACATCATTTGTGGCTATGTAGCTCAGCTGGTTAGAGCACAGCATTCATAATGCTGGGGTCGGTGGTTCAAGTCCACTCATAGCTACCACGATTTTTCCACTTTAGAATATAGATGTAACAAAACGATAAAAATTTTATCTAGTTAAACTTTATAAAAAATAACTAAGTTATGCTTTTAGCTTACAATTCCTTACAAAAGTATAAATGCCTGCTAATTTGGATAGCCTTTAAATTATATATTTTTATAATACAAAAGCTATAACTTATCTCTTCAAGTATTTCTAAAAAAATGGATATATTCCAAATTTTAGATGAATTTTTAGTTAATCAGATAGCGTGGAAAGTTAATTTTGGATTATATATAGCTATTTAATTAGGAAAAATTAGTTTGATTAATATTAAACTTGGCTAAAATATTCAGTATATCGCCGAGTACTAATAAAAAAATTACCTAAGATTATTCAAATTTATTTTCAATCTCTTCAAGTGTCTTACCAGCAGTTTCCGGAACAAATTTTTTAACAACCCAAAAATAAATACATGAGCTTATAAGTAATAGGCCAAACATTACATTAAAACCCCAGTTTTGACCTATTTTTAAGAAATAACCTATAAAGTAAAATGAAAATAGCATTGATACAACTCCCGCCATAAATATTCCTATTATCCTTACTCTATTCGGCAGCAATTCATTTATAAGAGTCACAATCACCCCAGAGGGCCCAAATGCTAATCCTGCTATACATATTGTTAACAAGATAATCACTAATACATAGTTATATGCAAAATTAGGAAGACTATATAAAATAACTAGCCCTAGCATACTAGCTAACCCTACTGTCAGCCCCATATAAATAACTTTCTTCCTACCCCACTTATCAATAACAAATATTGTTAAAATTGTAACAACAAAGTTAACAGCTAAGATAAGAAAGTTAGCTGTATGAGCAACATAGCTACTTGATGTTAGTGGTGCTATTATTAACTCAGATGAGAAAACAATAAAATTAATCCCTGTAAGTTGATTTAAAATCAAAACTACAGTAACTATTACCACAGGCCAAATATCTTTACCTATTAAAAGCTTATTAACAAAACTCCTAGGAGCATGTATTCTTAGGCTAATCTTAATATCTTCAATATGTTTTTTAATTTCAGTATCTGTAAGATTAGGCTGAGTTTTTTTAATAACATTATATGCTGCATCAATTCTATTTTTGAGCACTAGCCAGGTTGGACTAGATGGTAAAAAGCTAGAAGCTATTAACAAAACAACACCAATAGTCAACGTTATATAAAAGTATTCGCTCCAATCGAGCACATCATAAAATAAGAATATTAAAACCCCAGAAAGACACATGCCAGCAGTCCATAATAACTGGAACAGTGCTACATACCTACCACGACGATCAGCTGGAGAAATTTCTGTTATATATATAGGAAAAGCATAAGACCCCAATAAGATGGATCCTCCTTGGATTAGCCTCGCAACGATTAATGTTTCATACCCTTGGGCAATCACAAAAATATAGGTTCCTATAATATAAAACACCACAAAAATTAAAATCATAAATTTTCGCCCGATATAGTCGGTAGCTAGCCAAATTATCTTTGCTAAAACTCCACCTAAAAATACTAGTCCTAGTAATATTGATAACTGATGAGTATTTAAGTGAAAGCTACGACGTATTTCTTCACCAATGCCTCCTACAATAGCCAAAGCATAACCGCCTAATATCGCAGCTAAAATATATACCGTCAATATATATTTAAAACTATATCTAAAATTTAAATTCACAAATATCACCTATATTTCTAACTCATCGTAAACTGAATCTATTAACTGCCCATACATGCCTGTTCTAAATGTTTTACCTTCAAATATCCTAGGATAAATAATAGTACTATGCACACTATTTGTCATGATCATAACAGTAACTTTATTCTTGGAATCCGAGACAAAACACTGACCTGTAAATCCTGTATGGCCTATTGTTTGATCACTGCAGTTTTCCCCAAATAGATGTCTGTTTTTTCTACCTTTTGCGGTCCAGAACCCTAAAGCAAATGCACTATTAGTGTCATATGGTTGACTAAATATCCTAACGACATCTTTAGAAAAAACATCATTTTCTCTATATATTAACTCTGCTAGTTTAATTGCATCATCTATAGTTGAAAACAACCCAGCATGTCCAGCAACTCCCCCCATAGAGTATAGAGCTTTCTCATCATGTACATAGCCTCTTAAAGTATCTGTCTTTATACTATTGAAATTCGTTGTACCAAAATTACAGTGCCCATCAACTTGAGTTGCTACAATCTTTTCTGGTAAATAGCCTCTTTCTAATGGATTAAAACATGTATTTTTTAGACCTATTGCGGAATAAATATTTTCTTCAAGAAAAATATCTAATTGCTTCTTTGTAATAGCTTCAATCACACATCCCAGTATTTGCATACCAATATCACTATATATACAATATTTATGTGCTGGCTCGATTACAGACATTTTTGTTTTCAAAAGCTTTACAGTTATCTGGCGGTCTTGACTATATAGTAGATCAGCTGTGTGGTTATTATAAAAATCAAAAAATGGCTCAACTCCACTAGTGTGACACAACAAATCACGAACACTAGGGATATAAGTTGTATTAACAAACTTAAATTCAGGAATATATTCACTAATTAAAGCATCTAGATTTATAAGGTTTCGTTGATAAAGATACATAACAGCATACGTCGTAGCAAAAATCTTTGTTATAGATGCAACATCAAATAACATATTTTGTGTTAAAGCTTGAGGATTTGTAAGCTTTTCGCCCTCTTTATCATACCGACAAGCATAACCAAAAGTTTTCTTATAAACTTCTTCACCTTGATATAAAACACTTACTACAGCACCAGGAAAACCATGGTCAATATCATAATTAATAATGCTTTCTAATTTAGAAAAATTCATTTCATCATAAAAAATAGTTCACTATGACTTACATTACACCATACACTAAAATAATACTATTATAAAAAAACATATCAAAAGTAAATTTTGTATCTTTGAATTGCTAACTTAGCCTTAACACGGCACATGGATCAACTGTTACCGTTGCTTCCTTCCGGATCTGGTGGGGTTCACAGCCTACCATTGCGTGGAAACCAAGTTAGCAATGTACATATTACTAGATATGTATATATATTACAAGCTATCAAAGCAAATTCCATTATCTAATGTAAATTGCTATTATTAAGCCAAAGCATTCACAAAATAATACAAAATGATTATAGTAATATCTCCAGCGAAAAGTCAGAATCTTGATCCTTTAAAAGAAAACTACAATTTCACTCAACCTATTTTTAAAGATCAGATTAATCTTTTGATTAACAAGCTAAAACATTATGAAATAGATGAAATTGAAAAACTAATGAAAATTAGCTCAAAATTAGCTCAAAAAGTATTTGATAAACATAATAGCTTCAATCCAAACAACTATGATATTTCAAATTCAAAAGCTGCTATTTTTACCTTTAGTGGAGATGTTTACAAGGGTCTAGATGCTAAAACTCTAGATAATCAAACAGTCAAGTATACGCAAGATCATTTACTAATGTTATCCGGACTATATGGACTTATACGACCTCTTGATTTGATGCAAGCCTATAGGCTAGAAATGGGCACAAAAATAAAAATTGATGAGAAAGTCTTATATAAATACTGGCAAAATAAAATCACATCGCAATTAAATTATTTTTTTGCTAAACAAAAAAATAAAACTCTAATTAACCTTGCTTCAAATGAATATTCACAAGCAATAGATAGAAAAGTTCTAGATGCTACATGGTTAGATATAGACTTTAAAGAGAATAAAAATGGAATATTTAAAACTATAGGAATCCATGCTAAAAAAGCTCGTGGGTTAATGACTAGATTTATCCTTGAAAATCAAATAGAAAACATCAATGACATTAAAAAGTTTAATGTCGCAGGATATGAGTTTAATCAAGATCTATCTAAGAATAATCTACTTTGTTTCACAAGATAATTTTAACTTGTAAATACTAAATCTCTCGCTAATTAAAAATGCACATTAATGGAAAGTAGTTTAAAAAAATAAAACTGTTTGAACAAAGAATTTTTTATTTTCCATCCATTCTAGGCTATGATAGCGTTATGCTAAGCAGTTTTGTATACTTTTTCTACAATGAAAAAAGTATGTCGCAGTAGCTTATGCAGTAAGTAACAAAAAACATTATATTATTTTAGAAAACAAGAAATTTTAAATGAAAATAAAAATTATATCTCTAGGAGAAAAACCACCTAAGTGGGTTACGGATGGATTTAACGAATACAAAAAAAGACTTAGCAAAAGTATTGCTATTGAGCTAATAGAATTACCAATAGCAAAAAGAACCAAAACAGGCAATCCTAATATATGGATGGAACAAGAAGCCAAGATAATTTTAAATAAAATTAATAATTCAGATCATTTAGTGATACTTGATGTGAAATCTAAAATTATCTCTACAGAGGAACTCGCCGATAAAATGCAAAATTGGAAATTTAATAATCCAAACATTGTAATATTAATTGGAGGTCCAGACGGTATTCATCAAAGTATAAAAGATCTCGCAAAAGAAAAAATATCCATATCTAAAATGACTTTTCCACATCCTATTGTACGTATTATAATAGCAGAACAACTATATAGATCCTATACAATTTTAGAAGGCCACCCCTATCATAAATGAATAAAGACTGATCTACCCCGTCAATTTGGGACAGTTTACTACTTCATTTTCCATTATATATTCAAATTGATATGGAGTCATATAATTTATTGTAGAATGTCTCCTTTTTGTATTATAGTAAGCTTCAATATATTCAAATATTGATAGTTTAGCTTCTTCTCTAGTTTTATAGCTTTCATCATGTACTAACTCTACTTTTAAAGTTCCAAAGAAACTTTCACAAGCAGCATTATCGTAACAGCATCCTTTAGAGCTCATACTTGATAGTAGCCAGTGTTCTTTAATAATGTCTTGATATTGTTTGCTACAGTACTGTGACCCTTTATCAGAGTGTATAATCACACCACTAGGAAAATTTCTTCTAAAGAATGCCATATTTAAAGCATTACAAACTAAATCCGCTTTCATCCTAGAATCCATTGCCCAACCAATAACTGATCTTGAGAATAAATCTATAATCACACAAAGATACAGCCACCCCTCTTGTGTAGGTACATAAGTTATATCTGTAACCCACCTATGATTTACAGATAAAGCAGTGAAGTTTTGTTCTAATAAATTATCATAAACATGTTTGTTGTGGTTAGAATCTGTAGTTTTCTTATGCTTACGAGCCGCTTTAGCATGTAAACCAAGTAATTTCATACGTTTAGATACTCTAGGTTGAGTAACTTTCCAACCCATATCTTTAAGCTCTTTGTATATCCTAACACTTCCATATCTAGATTTATGTTCATTAAAATAGCATCATCTAGTTCAGCATCATTATATTGCCTTTTACCTATAGGTTTATGAATCCATCTGTAATATGAAGATGTGCTCACATTCAAAGATTTACATAGTGTTGTTACTGGCATAACTTTATAATGCTCCTTAATAAAGGCGTACCTTACAGATTTTGCTTTGCAAAGTAAGCTGTGCCTTTTTTAGTATTTCACGCTCTGTTTCTGCCTGTTTGAGTTTTTTCTTCAAATCAGTATTTTCAAAAGATAGTTGCTGGTACTGCGTTTTATAATCTATCTTTATTTCTTTCTGAGGGTTTGACATGGCTTTGGATATCCAACTGCAAATGGTTTTATATTTAACCCCTAAGTTATCTGCTATTTCTCGTCTATTTGCATCTGGTTGTAAACATAATTTAACAGCTTCATCTTTAAACTCTTTTGTATATCTCATCTTGTCTCCTTTTCTTAACACCTAAGTGTCCCAAATAGGAGGGTATGATCATATTATTTAGTCATGCTTATTTAATAATTTCTTGATATCAACTATTTTCAACAAAACTATCAAAAATGGTGGAATAGCCATTAGTATCCCAAAGATAATTTGATTACTTAAATTCACATAAGAAACAGCTGATGATACTAATGTGGTAACAATTATTTGTATAAACCCAAACATAGCTGATGCAACACCTACCTCTGTATGGACATCCTTATATGCGCATACATAGGTAGCTGTATATTGAAAAACATTACCACAAAAAGCTAGCGCACATAATATAACAATTACTAAAGGAGCTATTCCAAACACAAAATATGAGAAAGCCAGTACTAAACCACTAAGTGTTGAAAAACACCCACAATATAGTATTACCTTATTCATATCTAGTTTACTTATTATGTTTTTAAAGATAATCAAGAATATTGCCGAAGGAATAATTATTGCTGCTGATAAAAATGAAAATTCAATTGCTGAAAATTTTAAACGCTCTTGAAAGAAAAATGGTGAAAGTGTTGCAAACACAAAAACCAAAGATAATGCCAAGCCACTACAAATAGCATTTAAAACAAAAGTCTTATTTGACAAAACCCTCTTATATGATTCTAAAAGCTTATAATTACTTTTTGGTATAGCTTCCAAATGTAGATATTTTACCAAAAACATAATAATAATAATAGCCATTAATGAATGTAGTGCAAAATTACCACGCCATCCAATATACTCCTGTATGAAACCTCCTGTTATTGGAGCCAAAGGTGGAGTCAAAGACACAATACTGCTGATTACAAGACTTGCCTTAGCTAATGACTGACTATCACTAAATACATCTTTCATAATAGCTCTAAAAGATACAAATGAGCTTCCCATCCCTATACCTTGTATAAAACGAAAAAATAGCAGTTGATTTTCACTTTGTGCTAGCATACAAAGAACACTAGCTAAACAAAAAACTACATAGCCCACTAAAAGTGCTTGCTTACGCCCATATTTATCAGAAAGATGGCCAAAACCAAGCATTGAACATGCCATACCTAAGAAATATATTCCAACTGTAAACTTAACATCTCTATCTATTGCACCAAAATAGCTTGCAATATGTGGTAAAGATGGAGTAAAGCTATCTGTAGCAAACTGAGACATAAGTCCAAAAAGACAAATTATTAAAATAACCGTTTTATCAGAAGATATTCTCTTGAATGGGCCACTAGTCATATACAACCCCTATAAAGTTATATTAAATTACAAAACTTTTATTATTTAACTGATTCTGATTACTAAAATACTGCTTAAATAAATCTTTATATTTAACAAGTTCCTCATAAGTCAGTAAAAATACACCATCACCACCATCACTAAAACTCAACCATGTAAAAGGAATATCTGGACACATTTCAATCA from Francisella halioticida includes:
- a CDS encoding MFS transporter — its product is MTSGPFKRISSDKTVILIICLFGLMSQFATDSFTPSLPHIASYFGAIDRDVKFTVGIYFLGMACSMLGFGHLSDKYGRKQALLVGYVVFCLASVLCMLAQSENQLLFFRFIQGIGMGSSFVSFRAIMKDVFSDSQSLAKASLVISSIVSLTPPLAPITGGFIQEYIGWRGNFALHSLMAIIIIMFLVKYLHLEAIPKSNYKLLESYKRVLSNKTFVLNAICSGLALSLVFVFATLSPFFFQERLKFSAIEFSFLSAAIIIPSAIFLIIFKNIISKLDMNKVILYCGCFSTLSGLVLAFSYFVFGIAPLVIVILCALAFCGNVFQYTATYVCAYKDVHTEVGVASAMFGFIQIIVTTLVSSAVSYVNLSNQIIFGILMAIPPFLIVLLKIVDIKKLLNKHD
- a CDS encoding serine hydrolase — protein: MNFSKLESIINYDIDHGFPGAVVSVLYQGEEVYKKTFGYACRYDKEGEKLTNPQALTQNMLFDVASITKIFATTYAVMYLYQRNLINLDALISEYIPEFKFVNTTYIPSVRDLLCHTSGVEPFFDFYNNHTADLLYSQDRQITVKLLKTKMSVIEPAHKYCIYSDIGMQILGCVIEAITKKQLDIFLEENIYSAIGLKNTCFNPLERGYLPEKIVATQVDGHCNFGTTNFNSIKTDTLRGYVHDEKALYSMGGVAGHAGLFSTIDDAIKLAELIYRENDVFSKDVVRIFSQPYDTNSAFALGFWTAKGRKNRHLFGENCSDQTIGHTGFTGQCFVSDSKNKVTVMIMTNSVHSTIIYPRIFEGKTFRTGMYGQLIDSVYDELEI
- the rlmH gene encoding 23S rRNA (pseudouridine(1915)-N(3))-methyltransferase RlmH, which produces MKIKIISLGEKPPKWVTDGFNEYKKRLSKSIAIELIELPIAKRTKTGNPNIWMEQEAKIILNKINNSDHLVILDVKSKIISTEELADKMQNWKFNNPNIVILIGGPDGIHQSIKDLAKEKISISKMTFPHPIVRIIIAEQLYRSYTILEGHPYHK
- a CDS encoding MFS transporter; amino-acid sequence: MNLNFRYSFKYILTVYILAAILGGYALAIVGGIGEEIRRSFHLNTHQLSILLGLVFLGGVLAKIIWLATDYIGRKFMILIFVVFYIIGTYIFVIAQGYETLIVARLIQGGSILLGSYAFPIYITEISPADRRGRYVALFQLLWTAGMCLSGVLIFLFYDVLDWSEYFYITLTIGVVLLIASSFLPSSPTWLVLKNRIDAAYNVIKKTQPNLTDTEIKKHIEDIKISLRIHAPRSFVNKLLIGKDIWPVVIVTVVLILNQLTGINFIVFSSELIIAPLTSSSYVAHTANFLILAVNFVVTILTIFVIDKWGRKKVIYMGLTVGLASMLGLVILYSLPNFAYNYVLVIILLTICIAGLAFGPSGVIVTLINELLPNRVRIIGIFMAGVVSMLFSFYFIGYFLKIGQNWGFNVMFGLLLISSCIYFWVVKKFVPETAGKTLEEIENKFE
- a CDS encoding potassium transporter TrkG yields the protein MKLSQKPKIIGIFLMFLSLTMLSPIIIDYIYKENNSYPFISSFTVTFLCGFLLWFIARKSDKKLSNKDGFLIVALVWIFVSVFGAIPYMTFPGLDLSFTHAIFESVSGFTTTGGTVIEGLDKLPNSILFYRQQTEFFGGMGIVVLTVAILPLLGVGGMQLYKAEVTGQWKDDKIAPKISSTAKALWMVYLLLTFLCFISYLIVGMGPFDAICYTFSTVSTGGFTPSDASMTNKSTGVLLVCAIFLFLGATSFKAHYIALSKFKINHYFKNVEFKAYFYFLFFTSLIVSITLLANTSSSLYDTFHIIFNSVFQVISISSSAGFVSDTNYYLWPSFLPVLLMFIAIIGGCGGSTAGGLKMIRAILFKEKAMLEAKRVIHPQGMFTVKLDDVNISEQALNRVSGFISVYIIVFAIGWLALLGCGLDIATAFSTIATTLSNVGPGLGEISSNFKNLPKDALWICDFAMIAGRLEIFTLLVLFIPDFWRK
- a CDS encoding ProQ/FINO family protein; this translates as MSEGRNKLNDFSLLQSLLGGSSKIEEKTSRMKQARDKNISKNKNTSKVPAKKVEDRDTSFIRIPQYGHRINNKIVDELQNPQIENFEELIVTVDVEKERQKEEARLFKWLCKRFPRCFDPMNKKPLKIGISPEIEIIYQNEHFAPVDNLVLRNVLRRYVGDTRYHKAVFELKQRFNLQGQPVEDYSSEHIEYSKKRLDEIAEKAEFRAKGLSMKDYYEYKKQQLEEDVDTKE
- a CDS encoding transposase; the protein is MLRKGDKMRYTKEFKDEAVKLCLQPDANRREIADNLGVKYKTICSWISKAMSNPQKEIKIDYKTQYQQLSFENTDLKKKLKQAETEREILKKAQLTLQSKICKVRLY
- the yaaA gene encoding peroxide stress protein YaaA — translated: MIIVISPAKSQNLDPLKENYNFTQPIFKDQINLLINKLKHYEIDEIEKLMKISSKLAQKVFDKHNSFNPNNYDISNSKAAIFTFSGDVYKGLDAKTLDNQTVKYTQDHLLMLSGLYGLIRPLDLMQAYRLEMGTKIKIDEKVLYKYWQNKITSQLNYFFAKQKNKTLINLASNEYSQAIDRKVLDATWLDIDFKENKNGIFKTIGIHAKKARGLMTRFILENQIENINDIKKFNVAGYEFNQDLSKNNLLCFTR
- a CDS encoding IS3 family transposase; this translates as MGWKVTQPRVSKRMKLLGLHAKAARKHKKTTDSNHNKHVYDNLLEQNFTALSVNHRWVTDITYVPTQEGWLYLCVIIDLFSRSVIGWAMDSRMKADLVCNALNMAFFRRNFPSGVIIHSDKGSQYCSKQYQDIIKEHWLLSSMSSKGCCYDNAACESFFGTLKVELVHDESYKTREEAKLSIFEYIEAYYNTKRRHSTINYMTPYQFEYIMENEVVNCPKLTG